In Sphaeramia orbicularis chromosome 9, fSphaOr1.1, whole genome shotgun sequence, the sequence TCCTCTAACTTAAGTATTAATATCATTGTCAACAGCTTCATGAACGGACAAATAAAAAGGTTAACAAACAGGGAATATAATCCCATTTTCAGCAGTAAAACATAACACATGATACCTTCGGACATCAGCGGAAACAGCGGACTTTACGTGCGGTACTTTTTTACTAGAACCATCTTCATTTCCCCTGCGACGAACACGACACGCTATCAGTCTTATTTAACGCTACGCCATTTTACAATATTGTCAAAGTACGCTTTAATAAAGTACTAGCATTTCAACAACCTGCTGGCAACAACATACACGGATTGCACCAATGGTTGTGATCTTGCGGCTTCCTCCAGTTTTAGCGTCAAATCATCTATGTTTGCACCCAGGCAAATCCGCGGTTCTTTCCAaaataaaacactcaaaaatgataataataataataattttaaaaaaagtcagtTCATATTCTCAGATTTATTTGCAGCAAATGTACTAGTTCTATGCTTCCTAAAATGCCCTCTGTGTTCCTTGTGACTTTATCTGACATTATATTTATTACTTACGTCTTAAAAATAGATCCGTAATTTAACTGACCTTACACTTTTAACAAAGTTTTTAAAATAAACTTAAATGTTACTAATGCCAATGTATTTGtgtaaatcaaatattaattccatgttcttacttaaaaaaaaaaaaaaaaaggcaactcgAATTGTCAATCAAGCGCAGTACTTAGCtgcccaaccctctggaatagtcttccccatcacatcagatcatcagattctatagacaccttcaagcgactcttaaaattCACTTTTATAagcaagcatttcattaaatctcttctgtttacgccccagtgaattcatgttactgacttgacttcttccctggagtctctgtgctttatcacctcacaggttttcccaggatcatcaccggtttttccctggatcttcacaggttttcctaagatcatctctggacctactgctgtggtcctgcctctctccacctttatctctgaacctgctgctgtggtcctgcctctctccatctttatcgtcatcactcacatatccatatagttacgatagtgtttattatactgttctatacatgttctagtttagttatctgtgcatgtgtctccccctacctcccccctctcccccagtctctctctatctctatcactctctcttttctcctcctttactttctcgctctaaccccaactggccaaggcagatggccatccttcaggagtctgggtctgctcgaggtttttgctgttaaagggaagtttttcctcgccactgtcaccagtcataagtgtttgctcctggaggattctgttgggtttctgtaaattggcttaaaatttcatttgatgttaatgatctatctcccctttatgtgaagcactttgtaacatgttgttttcaaaagtgctatataaataaagctttacttacttacttacttagctCCAACTAATTCCCTATTTATAAAATTAAATTCTCTAAAATTACACGATCTTGTCGACATTAATACTCTTatcataatgtataaagcccatgaccatatgctcccctgcagtctacaggagatgtctGAGCCaaggcaaagtaattataatttaaggggaactgaaatcttcaAGAAAATAAAGTGTAGAACTAACATAAAAAGTATATCTCTatcagaggggtacatctgtggaattaTCTGGACCAAAACTTTTAAATGTCCTCTTCAGTTTTTgcttttaaaaggatgtataaatccactataataacaaaatatagaacattatctgaataagtgaatatctaaatagaatataaaagaatgcataaaatatgaTATTATTGTGCATTGCCTatttataattaattaattaacaaaaCCAGACTATAACAATTAGGagatattattacatttattaatgattgtatgcGAAGTGCGTACAAATATTATAGTTCATATTAAAAAAGgctgattatgtaaatctgattgtgtgaagTGACTAAAAAAGTGAATGTGAATGCAGAAAATTTTGTTTGACATGTAGTATggttatttatctgattttatgtgcttgaaataaaactaaactatcattttaacccataaagacccagccttacttttgtgtcagctcccaaatgaaattttctcaaaatctaacctttcttaagtgatttatcaccatttatttgtagtattatcctctgcattttgtattttatcagtataaatcaggtattttactgtatttaatttactgatcatgaagatgttctcaaaagctcagataaagttgacagttatatcaaaaacagagaaaactgcggaaaaagtcactttttctgtaaaaatatatcattaactgaacataaaccaagcatttccatccactgtcattgatcctactccatgggttttactggtgaatcaatgttgtaaaagatgatagtgtttctacgttcactacagagcctctaaataggtcatatttgatgactatgaaaaaatgacaaactgcattttacaccaattatttacatggattgataggattagtggatcaacagttactaaaaattttaaataagtagaTGGTTTAgctcagtgatggatgtttgggtctttatgggttaatgtatacTGATCCATTTTAGTGGCTATATGTTGGGCAAGACTCTTACTCTAACGGTCATTCATACAGGACTGACAGTGTGGTGAAATAACTTTAAGACTATCATTCATAGCTGAATTTGTACAAAACCAGTATCTTATATTTTATTGGAAGTTAAGATTGTTGTAAATGTGCATACAATGTTCAAACTGAATACAAAATACTATACCAGATAGCTTCTTTGCAGAATACAACCTAAGACAGCAGCTTTCAAATTTTAGAAATCAAAACTGTGTAACGGATAAACAAACAGCATGAGATCTGTCTGAAAAAAATCTGTACTAGACTGCAGGGCTGCAAAGACAATTTAGCACAACTGATTTGTCTTGAATTCTTAAACTTACAACATATAAAgggatagaaaaaaaagaactgaaaatagTCCCTGATAACCTGCTACAGTCCAAAGCACAGTCTGAAGAGCTTTTATTTCCCACCAAGTCAAAAACTTAAACACGTTTCACTGACTTCAACCGGacagtcacattttttttctccaactgaCTTGCTGGTTAGTTGTTGCAGCTACATTTTAGAGTTAACAAGAATGATGACAAGAATAAGTGCAATATAAAAATTAACCATCAAATTTTCTTGGTCAACATGTTAGAAAAAGCTTACAATATGTATCAGAAATGaccataaagaataaaaaaaacaaagaggaaaacaaagggTTGATGCATACAAAACAGAAGAGGAAAAATTAGGAGGGAAGATTGCACAAGAACATTTTGCCATCAACAAAATGTCACATTTATAGCTGCTGAAAATATCCACTGCTCTCCTCTTGCACAGGCCAGTCACTGTTAGTGGACAAAGTTCGAGTAGAGCCACTCTGTCGTTTCAGGGCAGTGATCCTGTTCCTGACGTAGTCCTTCACACCTTTCCATGAACGCGTCCTCAGTGCTTCTGGTTCAGCTTCGAGACACTGAATGCAGTCAAACTTCTGAGGCACCTTGTGTCCTTGAATGAAGCGCATCATGTGTCTCTCTACAGCACGGACCTCTGCTTCCTCCCATTTCTGTTTGCCATTACTTTGAGGAGCTGTGTGTAAAGACAAACAGACTGTAATGAATATACAACTTCAACAGGTTTTAACAAGTGTCATATTTGCTAAATATTTGCTAAATTTGCTATTTGTTTGTTCTGATAGTATGGTAAAAACATTAGTCACCTTTCCTTATTATTAACATGATTGTCAACACTGATGTAAACATATATCAAAAAGCAAATATTGGAAaactttataattttttttttttaccctttcgtGGTTTGTCAAAGGAGGCAGGTTTTTGATGTTCAGTCCCATTGGCTGTTGTTGGTGCTTGATGCATCTGGTTCTGATAAAGACCTGCTGGTTGATGGCATTCACCGGAAAACTGATTGTGATTCCATGATGCACCTGGTTGTGTCCCATCAGGATGAAACGTCCCTGCATTAAGGACAAAAAGACAAATCATCAAGCCTTTGTACCCTGTGAATGGGAGCTACGTCACACCAAAGGACACAACTCTCATCAAGTGTTGTATCGTGGTATATTTGACAGTGATAAAAGGCCTGAAGTATTTGACAGATCAGGTGAGTGATACAGTTGATTTTATAGAAAAAACAGACTCCTCAAGatcagtttctctgcttttcagtCAGCAACATCTGTCAAACATCTGTTAAATGTCCTACAACTAACGAATGGCTACAAATTGTGAATTAAATATTttaagatggagattctgacccacagaTTGAGGACTCGAGAAGAgcagtgtcataataaatggaagaaatggacaattgtcatttcagcatcacattactaaaaccagttgttagtcacaaaggtttttatggtcaatgtatcccaaatgtttgttttgtattgcacagaaatcaaacaataaaaataataaaaaaaaaaaaaaaaaaaaaaaaaaaaaaaatatatatatatatatatatatatatatatatatatatatatatatatatatatatatatatatatatatatctgttaaATGTTTCATAGCTCCGCCCTAAATGTGTACAAATATCCACACAATACCAAATGAGACTTTTTAGACAGGTGTCAATATAAAGTCAGTTTTTATGTGTAAATCCATATATTGTGCTATTATTTCAAAGGACAATATAAATAAAGACTGAATTTGACATCATATGAGGCTGAATCTAGAATGTAAATAAAGTGTTGACTTCATATATGATTTCTAAATTGGTACTGTATAGATCTGGTtattttaaaacacaaattaatGTTTAATGGTAGCATATCAGGCTAAAAATCATGTGGCTGTACTATTCATGGAGGACGATCTCAAATGATTTGGACAAACACAAAATTTAAGATTATTCATGTCCTCAAATCATGAAAATGTCCCAAAGTTTGGAGGAGGGAAACtctttacattacattagacaaCGAACTATACAGGTAGTGACTCATCTGTGTCCTgacctgacctgtgaccccagaccacatcccccaccctcacctatgtggatggacctcctcaccctgacctgtctcatctgactagacAGATCCCCTCAGGTGCCCCCACCGTACTGCATCTTTACATACTGGAACTACATCcgcaaatggatgtccatcagtactggtgcatttacagccatgggagtggatctctccttcactgtggttttccccgaggtttctcttttcccactgggtttttggagtttctccttgccaagaaggagggtctaaagaTGGGGGATggccaggacattaatccattccctaCTTCTACTGTTTGACTGTTGTTTgctttcatatccaactaattctgtaaagccctatgtgtcttttttttatgtttttatgttatatacctgttgtgaagcacattgagtctgccttgtgcatgacttgtgctctataaataaacttgaaTTGAACTGGTTGGCATACAGGtttacacagacaaacacaagctGTTACAATAGTGATAATTTTTTCACTGCTATGTACAGATAACACATCAGGCACCTCCTCTGAATAATCTAGGGTATTTCTCACCGTCTGAGGTCATGACGTCCTCTACCCTGGTGCTCTGCTGGAGGACTTGATAATTGTTAGGGCCGAGGATTTGGTTGGCCTCATCTTCATCCAGGTTCATCATCTGCAACATTGATGCAAAATGCTTCCGAATCTTGGCTGTTGTCAGTGTTTCAGGGTGCTTAGCTCCACATTCTTTGACGTATATCTGGATGCATTCTGCTCCATTGTATGCAGACAGTGCGTTTGGTCGTCCAAACAGGAAGAAATTCTCACTTGGGACGCCACATGTTCCACGAATCTTCACAAGAAGCTCCAGACCTGAGACGAACGACGGCTTTAACAAAACAGGGACTAATCTCCCGCAGTTTCCTCGTATCTCAACTCTGGTGAAGAATCCACACATGGTTCTTTCCAAATCTGAGAGGGATGAGCTCATGTAGCTGTGGGTGTTGGACAATTTCCTTGACATGAAATCTATCAGCTGGATTCTTGAGACCTCTCCAGGTTTTCTCCTGTTGAAAAGAATTGTGCGAGCAAGTATTACCTTTGCTAGAAGAGCGTACGTTTCTGCACATGGACGGTCTCTTACTTTTTTCTCAGCAACAACATGAACATTTGCCATATGGGAATTTAGGCGCATCACATCTTGGGCAAAAGGCACCTTCTTTTCTGTAACAAGTTTTGTCTCTTTAAGAGTCGTTAATGCACCTGAAGAAACAAGGTTATTCCATTTGTTCTTGTAAACAGTGAGGAAGCTTCGTGCAGACTCAGCTAGACTTGCATTGCCACAACTTTCAGCATTACTTTCAACAATGCCACAAAGCTTTTGCAGCTGGTAGCCGAGCTTAATTGCGAGTGAAGGACTGCTGTAGGTTTTATTTTTCGAGTTGTATCCTGCCAAAACATTGACTGCAGACACAACATGTTTGAAGTTTGAGGGCAGAAAGAAGTCTTCCAGCTCCTTTAAAGGAGTGAGTTTTTGAGCTTCAAGCACAAGTCTTGCAATTTGGCGAAGGTTTTGTCTAATATAGTTATGTCTCTTGATATCGGCTCCATGCTGGTCAAACATGGTCTCACCAAACTGTAAAATAATCTTGTGATTTATAACGGCTTGTGTCACAGCATCATATGTCATCGAAGACAGAATTCCTTTCAAACCGCCACTTATGTCAAGATCTAAAGTTTCAAGCACACATCGTAATGTCAGCCGGTTTCTTCCGATCTTTGGTTCATTTTCGTTCTTGTCTCTCTCTGGACACTTCTTCATGTGTCTATACAAAGCTTTGCTCCAGTAAAGTCCTTGACAGTAAAGACAATGAACAAACTCATGACcttgtccagcttttcttggtcTTTTTCGAACAGCGAGATATCCTTTCCCTGTTCTCAACACGTCTTTATTGTGAGCAAAGTTTCctttatttttcagtctgttcCATATCTTTAGTCTCTCTTTGGAATTTTTGGGATACTGAAATGCAGCTGCGACCTCTGCTTGATCGCTATGGACAGTCTCAAGGTGACGAGCCATTTTAATTACTGGCTTAGAGCAAAACACACAATAATTCTTCTTGTCATAAacacgtttttgttttttagaacTTATACAAGGCAATACCAGAGCTGAGCATCTCCTCTGATTCATTGTACGTCTCTTTTTTGTTGGAGTCGTGTCCTCGTCCTTTAACACAGGGCTGCCTGATTTTGCCTTTCGCTTTCTTGACAGAGTACGTCTTGGACACACAGAGGGGGTGGTAGGACTGGACTCATCTGAAGATCCCTTCTCAGAAACAGACATGAAATCAGAAAAGTTGCCATCACTGCTGGGGAAGAAATCAGGATCACTCTCTTCCTCTGACACGGCCATGGCATCTTCTGCTTCCTGGACAGAAAACAAgtaatttagaggaaaaaatcagcaacATATAACtgtaacaaagacacaaataccTGCAAATGATCAGAGATTTTTAATATACAGTGAACATAAAAAGATCAACTTTAGACATTTAGTTTAATCAAATCTGTTGGGTTGGTATTCCAAAAACATAATTTTCATTGCTCTACTTCTGATCACGGAGCTTTGAAGTTGCCATATTTAATCCTATCCAAGGTGAATTaagaaataacaaaacaaaaatagactATCAAAAGGTTCTCTACGTATGatttgggtgtgtttgtgtgtttacatgaagTTTATGCTGGTTACTGTGTTGTGCTAGGAGCTGGATGTCTGCTGAAATTGACTGATTGTATTTCTAAACTAAACATAACCAGTCTTTCCCACAGTTGCAGTAGTAGAGGTTAGATAGAACCATAAACTCAAAACCTCTACATAAAAATCAGTATATTGTGGCGGTTGCTAAGAATATAGGCAACTGAGAATGTTAATAGCTTAGTAATAAAGGTTTATATTAACAAATGATTAGCTCTCAACAACATAAACTTCTTAAATGATGAACTTTTAAGTATTACGTAAAACATACAAACCTCTGCAAATTCAATGGGGTCACTGAAAGATTCAGGTGATGAACAATCATCTGAGAGATGTGactgaaaaacaaaccaaacagcaaaataaacaagaaattttCATCCTCAGAGTTGTCGTAGTGAAAGTGGTACTTGTTCTCATTGATGTGGAAATGCTGATCTAAACTTTTTCACAGTGTGTTTCCTCTGTGAACAGAAAAGTCAAACACCTACCTGAACACCTGACTGTGAAGTCTGACCATCACTGTTGTCATCTGGAGGCAATGTTTTTAGCTTCATTGGATGACAAAGTACATTTGTCAGACATAAAATTTAAGTAACaactatctaaaaaaaaattacaatttcttCAAAATATCACTTCATTACACTCACCAGCTTATCCAGGTCTGCTAGTTTGTTAAGTAGTAGTGTGCGCTGTTGTAAAAGCACTGATCGCAGTGTCTCATTTCTGGTCTAAAAGCAGAAATAATAAGAGATAATGCAGAGGTGTTAAACTTTTAACACTTTGTAGTTCTTTTGAGTCAAAGTTATAAAATGAACAGTCACTACTTTCAGGAAAAAGGCACATGCCTCATGTATCATGTACAGACTTTTCAACATACTATCTACATCTGTAAATGAAGTTCCTTTTATTGAATGCTGATGCTGCTCATATCCTCACCGGTGCAGTAGTACTACGTTTTTGTGATGGCTCTTTGTCTGGCTGAGCAGCTGCATCAGATACCGACTTGTCTCCAGCTCCTGAAGAAAAACCAAGGGACGATCCAACAGTGTTATTATCTAATGTGCTTTCTGCAAATGAACAGAGATACTGTAGTTTAGCACCAGTTTGTGAGTCTCTGTGCCAACTTAATCCATTTCttgaaaagacacacacacacacacacgcacacacacacaatgtcctTAAAGACAAGATGGAAATGTTATAATGAACTTCAACTCAAACACAGTCACAGCTAAATTTACAACAGCAAAGTATAAAAAGAACTGAATTTAAAGACCTGAAATCTgtgtattatttaattttatctgTGTATCAAACACAATTTGGTAAGCTTGCAAAATgctaaaatccaagaagtaaaaatCTTCATTAATCTTAGCTTAGCTAATTTATTTCACCCACAGGCATTACAAATGCAGCTTACCACTGCAGTGTGATGAAGGTATCCATTGATGCTGCTCCTGCGAGACTGATGAGGTACGGCTGTGAGTGAAACCAGCAACACCAGTAGACTCTGCACTCATTCCCTCAAAAGCAGGCTGAGATTTGTTCTGGGGTTCTTGGGTTGCATGCTGTGAACATGATGGCAGGCTTATGGGCAAATCTTGAGGTCCATTTGGTAAGCTCTGACTGGGTAAGGGAGGCTGAAACGAAGCTTTGTAAGAGTCGTGGGATGTGAGTGGTAGATGTTGAGGCTGGGATCCTTGGTTTGTTTGCTGGAGGGGAGGTGGGGGTATAGTTTTGCCTTGGTTTGCAGTTTGTGCTGTGGATGATGATGTGTGAGAACTCAGCTGAACAAAAGAAATAATGTTAGATGTACTCGGGGTAGCAGCAGTATTGGCAAACAGCGAGGCTGATGAAGAGCTGATGCTCATCTGGGGGGATTTGAACAGGTTGGTATGATTAGTATTGTTTCTTGATAAGGCGCTGAGGTCACTCAGACAGTTCAGACCGGGCGGCTGTAATTGATCATACTGTGGTCTCTGATCAGAGGGTGAGCCCAGGCTGAGTTGCTGAGAGGTGGACAGAGAATTCAGGAGAGCTCCCTGAGTCGGAGCTGCAGACCAGCTAATCTGTCCTGTCCACAGAGGACATGGTATGTGGCTCTTATTTCCTGTTGCGTTATCCATCATCCTCCATTCCCATCAGTTTATTATTCTGTGAAATCTGTCtaaaaaaacaagacaagataTCCACTTAGTCATTATGTCACACAGCATCTGTTATTTTCAGATCATTTCAGACTATCTGACTCAATATAATGTGGCTTGCATTTAAACTGTTTACAGACTAAAACGTAAATGTAGAAAGTTCACATAAATATTTTGCAGGTGTGACAGAATATGTGACAAGATTTAAAAACAGGAAACCAAATGCATTAGCCAAAAGTTTCGTTTTACTATACTGTATGTTTGAAGACATATCTTCAAAAATGTACATGGTCTGCATAGTTAAATTCAATATATTTAAGAAGagctaaaaaaataataataataaacatatacAGATATAAAGTGTAAATAATCAATGAACACAGAGTATGTAGCTATCCCTTTTTAAAGAATCCAGATGTTACGGCAAATCCGAGTCTACTCATGACAACTCCTTTTACTTTCAATAGTTTCTGCTATTTTTTCACGTGCATTTTGCAAATTGTACAGTTATTATGAATTCTTAAAGTGTACACAGAGAAACTTTTACCTTTCAACAATGTAAAGCTAATTCTACATAATGCAATCATGGTGATCGTAAATTACAATTCGTAAGGGTAGATCTGAGTGACGATTAGCAATTCATTTTAATAGTTTCCAAAATCTCGTCATTTGCATTTCTAAAAATATGTCTATATCATCATTACTATCAATCTATTAATGCATCTGTGATCAACAAagctaacaatacaaacaatgcGACTTATTTTCTCAGCAGCATGGCAGGAAAGTACTCACTAGCCCTCAGGCTCTTAAATGTTTATAGAAACTCGGTAGCTATGTCTAAAAAGTTAACACTAAGTGCACATCTGTAAAAAGCATCTGAACAACTGTAAAGTGTTCATTCAGACATCTCTTCACATTAATTAGCTATTAGCTGTTAGCCTACTAGATTGCAACAATTCGGAAATATTTATAGGACCAAAAACGACTTCCTAAAGACCTGCCAAGTACTTAAGCTGGTCGTTGTagaaaataagtataattttctcCAAGAATGTTAAAACAGGAGTATCGTACCTGTGAACATCACTGTAAACAGTAGCCGTTGTTCAGCCATAGCTCCTTGTATTTATCACTAGCTACAG encodes:
- the LOC115426292 gene encoding uncharacterized protein LOC115426292 isoform X1, whose protein sequence is MMDNATGNKSHIPCPLWTGQISWSAAPTQGALLNSLSTSQQLSLGSPSDQRPQYDQLQPPGLNCLSDLSALSRNNTNHTNLFKSPQMSISSSSASLFANTAATPSTSNIISFVQLSSHTSSSTAQTANQGKTIPPPPLQQTNQGSQPQHLPLTSHDSYKASFQPPLPSQSLPNGPQDLPISLPSCSQHATQEPQNKSQPAFEGMSAESTGVAGFTHSRTSSVSQEQHQWIPSSHCSESTLDNNTVGSSLGFSSGAGDKSVSDAAAQPDKEPSQKRSTTAPTRNETLRSVLLQQRTLLLNKLADLDKLLKTLPPDDNSDGQTSQSGVQSHLSDDCSSPESFSDPIEFAEEAEDAMAVSEEESDPDFFPSSDGNFSDFMSVSEKGSSDESSPTTPSVCPRRTLSRKRKAKSGSPVLKDEDTTPTKKRRTMNQRRCSALVLPCISSKKQKRVYDKKNYCVFCSKPVIKMARHLETVHSDQAEVAAAFQYPKNSKERLKIWNRLKNKGNFAHNKDVLRTGKGYLAVRKRPRKAGQGHEFVHCLYCQGLYWSKALYRHMKKCPERDKNENEPKIGRNRLTLRCVLETLDLDISGGLKGILSSMTYDAVTQAVINHKIILQFGETMFDQHGADIKRHNYIRQNLRQIARLVLEAQKLTPLKELEDFFLPSNFKHVVSAVNVLAGYNSKNKTYSSPSLAIKLGYQLQKLCGIVESNAESCGNASLAESARSFLTVYKNKWNNLVSSGALTTLKETKLVTEKKVPFAQDVMRLNSHMANVHVVAEKKVRDRPCAETYALLAKVILARTILFNRRKPGEVSRIQLIDFMSRKLSNTHSYMSSSLSDLERTMCGFFTRVEIRGNCGRLVPVLLKPSFVSGLELLVKIRGTCGVPSENFFLFGRPNALSAYNGAECIQIYVKECGAKHPETLTTAKIRKHFASMLQMMNLDEDEANQILGPNNYQVLQQSTRVEDVMTSDGTFHPDGTQPGASWNHNQFSGECHQPAGLYQNQMHQAPTTANGTEHQKPASFDKPRKAPQSNGKQKWEEAEVRAVERHMMRFIQGHKVPQKFDCIQCLEAEPEALRTRSWKGVKDYVRNRITALKRQSGSTRTLSTNSDWPVQEESSGYFQQL
- the LOC115426292 gene encoding uncharacterized protein LOC115426292 isoform X2, with the protein product MMDNATGNKSHIPCPLWTGQISWSAAPTQGALLNSLSTSQQLSLGSPSDQRPQYDQLQPPGLNCLSDLSALSRNNTNHTNLFKSPQMSISSSSASLFANTAATPSTSNIISFVQLSSHTSSSTAQTANQGKTIPPPPLQQTNQGSQPQHLPLTSHDSYKASFQPPLPSQSLPNGPQDLPISLPSCSQHATQEPQNKSQPAFEGMSAESTGVAGFTHSRTSSVSQEQHQWIPSSHCSGAGDKSVSDAAAQPDKEPSQKRSTTAPTRNETLRSVLLQQRTLLLNKLADLDKLLKTLPPDDNSDGQTSQSGVQSHLSDDCSSPESFSDPIEFAEEAEDAMAVSEEESDPDFFPSSDGNFSDFMSVSEKGSSDESSPTTPSVCPRRTLSRKRKAKSGSPVLKDEDTTPTKKRRTMNQRRCSALVLPCISSKKQKRVYDKKNYCVFCSKPVIKMARHLETVHSDQAEVAAAFQYPKNSKERLKIWNRLKNKGNFAHNKDVLRTGKGYLAVRKRPRKAGQGHEFVHCLYCQGLYWSKALYRHMKKCPERDKNENEPKIGRNRLTLRCVLETLDLDISGGLKGILSSMTYDAVTQAVINHKIILQFGETMFDQHGADIKRHNYIRQNLRQIARLVLEAQKLTPLKELEDFFLPSNFKHVVSAVNVLAGYNSKNKTYSSPSLAIKLGYQLQKLCGIVESNAESCGNASLAESARSFLTVYKNKWNNLVSSGALTTLKETKLVTEKKVPFAQDVMRLNSHMANVHVVAEKKVRDRPCAETYALLAKVILARTILFNRRKPGEVSRIQLIDFMSRKLSNTHSYMSSSLSDLERTMCGFFTRVEIRGNCGRLVPVLLKPSFVSGLELLVKIRGTCGVPSENFFLFGRPNALSAYNGAECIQIYVKECGAKHPETLTTAKIRKHFASMLQMMNLDEDEANQILGPNNYQVLQQSTRVEDVMTSDGTFHPDGTQPGASWNHNQFSGECHQPAGLYQNQMHQAPTTANGTEHQKPASFDKPRKAPQSNGKQKWEEAEVRAVERHMMRFIQGHKVPQKFDCIQCLEAEPEALRTRSWKGVKDYVRNRITALKRQSGSTRTLSTNSDWPVQEESSGYFQQL